A window from Bufo bufo chromosome 1, aBufBuf1.1, whole genome shotgun sequence encodes these proteins:
- the NPM2 gene encoding nucleoplasmin-2 isoform X1 yields the protein MASTVSNTSKLEKPVSLIWGCELNEQNKTFVFKVSDDDKSEHQLALRTVCLGDKAKDEFHVVEIVPQVEGSDVQPVPIASLKPSILPMATMMGIELTPPITFRLKAGSGPVYISGQHIALEEDYSWAEEEGEEEIEEEEEEEDPESPPKAVKRPAASKKGSQAKKKKMDKDEKEEESSEEDSPAKKGKGAGRGRKPAAKK from the exons ATGGCCTCTACCGTCAGTAACACCAGCAAGCTTGAGAAACCAGTGTCTCTTATATGGG GGTGTGAGCTGAACGAGCAGAACAAGACCTTTGTGTTTAAAGTGTCAGATGACGACAAGAGCGAGCACCAGCTGGCCCTGAGAACT GTATGTCTGGGGGACAAGGCCAAAGATGAATTTCATGTGGTAGAAATCGTTCCTCAGGTAGAAGGGAGCGATGTACAACCTGTTCCCATAGCCAGTCTAAAGCCATCTATTCTGCCTATG GCTACAATGATGGGCATTGAGTTAACTCCTCCAATCACCTTCCGGCTCAAAGCTGGCTCCGGACCAGTATATATTAGCGGCCAGCATATCGCAT TGGAAGAAGACTACTCATGGGCTGAGGAAGAAGGTGAGGAGGAaatagaagaggaagaggaggaggaagatcccGAATCTCCCCCAAAAGCAGTAAAAAGGCCAGCAGCCTCCAAAAAGGGGAGCCAGGCTAAG aagaagaagatggacaaAGATGAGAAGGAGGAAGA aagttCTGAAGAAGACAGTCCAGCGAAAAAG GGCAAAGGCGCAGGACGAGGCAGGAAGCCAGCTGCTAAGAAATGA
- the NPM2 gene encoding nucleoplasmin-2 isoform X2 yields the protein MASTVSNTSKLEKPVSLIWGCELNEQNKTFVFKVSDDDKSEHQLALRTVCLGDKAKDEFHVVEIVPQVEGSDVQPVPIASLKPSILPMATMMGIELTPPITFRLKAGSGPVYISGQHIALEEDYSWAEEEGEEEIEEEEEEEDPESPPKAVKRPAASKKGSQAKKKMDKDEKEEESSEEDSPAKKGKGAGRGRKPAAKK from the exons ATGGCCTCTACCGTCAGTAACACCAGCAAGCTTGAGAAACCAGTGTCTCTTATATGGG GGTGTGAGCTGAACGAGCAGAACAAGACCTTTGTGTTTAAAGTGTCAGATGACGACAAGAGCGAGCACCAGCTGGCCCTGAGAACT GTATGTCTGGGGGACAAGGCCAAAGATGAATTTCATGTGGTAGAAATCGTTCCTCAGGTAGAAGGGAGCGATGTACAACCTGTTCCCATAGCCAGTCTAAAGCCATCTATTCTGCCTATG GCTACAATGATGGGCATTGAGTTAACTCCTCCAATCACCTTCCGGCTCAAAGCTGGCTCCGGACCAGTATATATTAGCGGCCAGCATATCGCAT TGGAAGAAGACTACTCATGGGCTGAGGAAGAAGGTGAGGAGGAaatagaagaggaagaggaggaggaagatcccGAATCTCCCCCAAAAGCAGTAAAAAGGCCAGCAGCCTCCAAAAAGGGGAGCCAGGCTAAG aagaagatggacaaAGATGAGAAGGAGGAAGA aagttCTGAAGAAGACAGTCCAGCGAAAAAG GGCAAAGGCGCAGGACGAGGCAGGAAGCCAGCTGCTAAGAAATGA